In Xanthomonas sacchari, a genomic segment contains:
- a CDS encoding S8 family serine peptidase: MATGRRMRWMAVALLAVATPALAQLALPSAGGLVQDVTQGMQGGMDRLGQSLQDARGDLERLRLKRLQALLRSDPRGLERDEGGAVVMRGQVVALEPDPAALQAAQAAGFAVLEQRSFGEFGLRLVVLQVPSGLSTRRALQQLRERDPQGDYDYNHVYSGSAAAPPAAASAAAAPATAEAAAGGFVVGLIDSGVDAAHPALAGIQVQPWGCDGQVRAQPHGTAVASLLAGRAVAHGPFARTLYAADIYCGQADGGTAVELVAALAWMAQRQVPVVNISLIGGPNRALQLAVQRMLARGHVLVAAVGNDGPAAPPLYPAAYPGVLGVTAVDARGRVLPEAGRGPQVAFAAVGDLIAAAPQGRWQMQRGTSFAAPLVARLAAQALSRPDPQAAAQVRAQLQAQARDLGAPGTDPVYGAGLLGADLALQRAPSG, translated from the coding sequence ATGGCGACGGGCAGGCGGATGCGCTGGATGGCGGTGGCCTTGCTGGCGGTGGCGACACCGGCGCTGGCGCAGTTGGCGCTGCCATCGGCCGGCGGCCTGGTGCAGGACGTCACCCAGGGCATGCAAGGCGGGATGGATCGGCTGGGACAGTCGCTGCAGGACGCGCGCGGCGACCTCGAACGGCTGCGGCTCAAACGCCTGCAGGCGCTGCTGCGCAGCGATCCGCGCGGGCTGGAGCGCGACGAGGGCGGCGCGGTGGTGATGCGCGGGCAGGTGGTGGCGCTGGAACCGGACCCGGCGGCGCTGCAGGCGGCGCAGGCGGCCGGCTTCGCGGTGCTGGAGCAGCGCAGCTTCGGCGAATTCGGCCTGCGCCTGGTGGTGCTGCAGGTGCCGTCGGGCCTGTCCACGCGCCGCGCGCTGCAGCAATTGCGCGAGCGCGATCCGCAGGGCGACTACGACTATAACCACGTCTACAGCGGATCGGCGGCGGCGCCACCGGCAGCGGCCAGCGCAGCCGCTGCACCGGCAACTGCGGAGGCCGCGGCGGGCGGGTTCGTGGTCGGCCTGATCGACAGCGGCGTGGACGCCGCGCATCCGGCACTGGCCGGCATCCAGGTGCAGCCCTGGGGCTGCGACGGGCAGGTGCGCGCGCAGCCGCATGGCACGGCGGTCGCCTCGTTGCTGGCCGGGCGCGCGGTGGCGCACGGGCCGTTCGCGCGCACGCTGTATGCGGCCGACATCTACTGCGGGCAGGCCGACGGCGGCACTGCGGTGGAATTGGTCGCGGCGCTGGCGTGGATGGCGCAGCGGCAGGTGCCGGTGGTCAACATCAGCCTGATCGGCGGCCCCAATCGCGCGCTGCAACTGGCCGTGCAGCGCATGCTCGCGCGCGGCCACGTGCTGGTCGCGGCGGTCGGCAACGACGGCCCGGCGGCACCGCCGCTGTATCCCGCGGCCTATCCCGGCGTGCTTGGGGTGACCGCGGTGGATGCGCGTGGGCGGGTCTTGCCCGAAGCCGGGCGAGGACCGCAAGTCGCCTTCGCCGCGGTCGGCGACTTGATCGCGGCGGCGCCGCAAGGCCGCTGGCAGATGCAGCGCGGCACCTCTTTCGCCGCGCCGCTGGTGGCGCGGCTGGCGGCGCAGGCACTGTCGCGGCCGGATCCGCAGGCGGCCGCGCAGGTGCGCGCGCAGTTGCAGGCGCAGGCACGCGATCTCGGCGCGCCCGGTACCGATCCGGTGTACGGCGCCGGCCTGCTCGGCGCGGACCTGGCGCTGCAGCGCGCGCCGAGCGGCTGA
- a CDS encoding M3 family metallopeptidase, with protein sequence MTSRLALALAATLGLAMPAYAAPATTPAATAATQANPFFAESPLPLHYPQFDKIKDSDFAPAFDAGMAQQLQEVQAIADQAAKPTFDNTIVAMEKSGQVLDRATTVFFNLVGADTNDTRKKLQAEYAGKLAAHRDAIALNPKLFARIQTLYDTRNQLGLDAEGVRLIEKYHSDFVRDGAKLNDADKAKLKAMNAELAELGTKFSQNVLAEVNAAAVVVDDVKQLGGLSDAQIAAAAEAAKARKLDGKYVIALLNTTGQPPLAQLKDRALRQKIYEASVSRGSHGGPYDNTALVSRIMTLRAERAKLLGYPNHATYSLETQTAKTPEAVNAMLGKLAPAAVANAKREAADLQAMIDQEQKAAGKPSFKLEAWDWAYYTEKVRQAKYDFDEAQLKPYFELKNVLENGVFYAANQEYGLTFKQRTDLPTYRDDVLVYDVFDADGSQLAIFIADMYARESKRGGAWMSSYVSQSALTGDKPVVANHLNIPKPPAGQPTLLTWDEVTTAFHEFGHALHGMFSNVKYPYFSGTSVPRDFVEFPSQVNEMWADDPAILKHYAKHYQSGAPMPQALLDKVVATAKFNQGFATTEYLGAAMLDQRWHQLSAGQVPPASGVMDFEAKALAADGIAYPPVPPRYRTPYFSHIMGGYAAGYYAYIWAEVLDANTQQWFKQHGGLSRANGDRFRQTLLSRGGSVDAMQLFQDFAGHAPQIEPLLEKRGLNATPVATPSAR encoded by the coding sequence ATGACCTCTCGCCTCGCCCTTGCCCTCGCCGCCACGCTCGGACTCGCCATGCCCGCCTACGCCGCTCCGGCCACCACGCCCGCCGCCACGGCGGCCACGCAGGCCAACCCGTTCTTCGCCGAAAGCCCGCTGCCGCTGCACTACCCGCAGTTCGACAAGATCAAGGACAGCGATTTCGCCCCCGCGTTCGACGCCGGCATGGCGCAGCAGTTGCAGGAAGTGCAGGCCATCGCCGACCAGGCCGCCAAGCCGACCTTCGACAACACCATCGTGGCGATGGAGAAAAGCGGGCAGGTTCTGGACCGCGCCACCACCGTGTTCTTCAACCTGGTCGGTGCCGACACCAACGACACGCGCAAGAAACTGCAGGCCGAATACGCCGGCAAGCTGGCCGCGCACCGCGATGCGATCGCGCTCAATCCCAAGCTGTTCGCGCGTATCCAGACGCTGTACGACACCCGCAACCAGCTCGGTCTGGACGCGGAGGGCGTGCGCCTGATCGAGAAGTACCACAGCGACTTCGTCCGCGACGGCGCCAAGCTCAACGATGCCGACAAGGCCAAGCTCAAGGCGATGAACGCCGAACTGGCCGAACTGGGCACCAAGTTCAGCCAGAACGTGCTCGCCGAAGTGAACGCGGCCGCGGTGGTGGTGGACGACGTCAAGCAGCTCGGCGGCCTGTCCGACGCACAGATCGCCGCCGCGGCCGAGGCGGCCAAGGCGCGCAAGCTCGACGGCAAGTACGTGATCGCCCTGCTCAACACCACCGGCCAGCCGCCGCTGGCCCAGCTCAAGGATCGCGCCCTGCGGCAGAAGATCTACGAAGCCTCGGTGTCGCGCGGCAGCCACGGCGGCCCCTACGACAACACCGCGCTGGTGTCGCGGATCATGACCCTGCGCGCCGAGCGCGCCAAGCTGCTCGGCTACCCGAACCACGCCACCTATTCGCTGGAAACCCAGACCGCCAAGACCCCCGAAGCGGTCAACGCCATGCTCGGCAAGCTGGCCCCGGCCGCGGTGGCCAACGCCAAGCGCGAGGCGGCCGACCTGCAGGCGATGATCGACCAGGAACAGAAGGCCGCCGGCAAGCCCAGCTTCAAGCTCGAGGCCTGGGACTGGGCCTACTACACCGAGAAGGTGCGCCAGGCCAAGTACGACTTCGACGAGGCCCAGCTCAAGCCCTACTTCGAGCTGAAGAACGTGCTGGAGAACGGCGTCTTCTACGCCGCCAACCAGGAGTACGGGCTGACCTTCAAGCAGCGCACCGACCTGCCCACCTACCGCGACGACGTGCTGGTCTACGACGTGTTCGACGCCGACGGCAGCCAGTTGGCGATCTTCATCGCCGACATGTACGCGCGCGAGTCCAAGCGCGGCGGCGCCTGGATGAGTTCCTACGTCTCGCAGTCGGCGCTGACCGGCGACAAGCCGGTGGTCGCCAACCACCTCAACATCCCCAAGCCGCCGGCCGGCCAGCCGACCCTGCTGACCTGGGACGAGGTCACCACCGCGTTCCACGAGTTCGGCCATGCGCTGCACGGCATGTTCTCGAACGTGAAGTACCCCTACTTCTCCGGCACCAGCGTGCCGCGCGACTTCGTCGAGTTCCCCTCGCAGGTCAACGAGATGTGGGCCGACGATCCGGCCATCCTCAAGCACTACGCCAAGCACTACCAGAGCGGCGCGCCGATGCCGCAGGCGCTGCTGGACAAGGTGGTGGCCACCGCCAAGTTCAACCAGGGCTTCGCCACCACCGAATACCTGGGCGCGGCCATGCTCGACCAGCGCTGGCACCAGCTCAGCGCGGGCCAGGTGCCGCCGGCCTCGGGGGTGATGGATTTCGAGGCCAAGGCGCTGGCCGCCGACGGCATCGCCTATCCGCCGGTGCCGCCGCGCTATCGCACGCCGTACTTCAGCCACATCATGGGCGGCTATGCGGCCGGCTACTACGCCTACATCTGGGCCGAGGTGCTGGACGCCAACACCCAGCAGTGGTTCAAGCAGCACGGCGGGCTGAGTCGCGCCAACGGCGACCGCTTCCGCCAGACCCTGCTCTCGCGCGGCGGCAGCGTCGATGCGATGCAGCTGTTCCAGGATTTCGCCGGGCACGCACCGCAGATCGAACCCTTGCTGGAGAAGCGCGGCCTCAACGCCACGCCGGTGGCGACGCCAAGCGCTCGCTGA
- a CDS encoding glutathione peroxidase, with the protein MDTPTTAYAFTATTLDGQAQPLAEYAGKVLLIVNVASKCGFTPQYAGLQALWQRYRDRGLVVLGFPCDQFGHQEPGDAAEIRQFCSLSYDVDFPMFAKVQVNGDGAHPLWRWLKQQKSGLLGIAAIKWNFSKFLVGRDGQVLARYAPTDKPEALADDIERALG; encoded by the coding sequence ATGGACACCCCGACCACCGCCTACGCCTTCACCGCGACCACGCTGGACGGGCAGGCGCAGCCGCTGGCCGAGTACGCCGGCAAGGTGCTGCTGATCGTCAATGTCGCGTCCAAGTGCGGTTTCACGCCGCAATATGCGGGGCTGCAGGCGCTGTGGCAGCGCTACCGCGATCGCGGGCTGGTGGTGCTGGGCTTTCCGTGCGACCAGTTCGGTCACCAGGAGCCGGGCGATGCCGCGGAGATCCGCCAGTTCTGTTCGCTCAGCTACGACGTCGATTTCCCGATGTTCGCCAAGGTGCAGGTCAACGGCGACGGTGCGCATCCGCTGTGGCGCTGGCTCAAGCAGCAGAAGTCCGGGCTGCTCGGCATCGCCGCGATCAAGTGGAATTTCAGCAAGTTCCTGGTCGGCCGCGACGGCCAGGTGCTGGCGCGCTATGCGCCGACCGACAAGCCGGAAGCGCTGGCCGACGATATCGAGCGGGCGCTGGGGTGA
- a CDS encoding ferredoxin--NADP reductase, giving the protein MSSAFGPETVLEVRHWTEDYFSFTTTRNDGFRFDNGQFVMIGLETETRPLLRAYSIASANWEEQLEFFSIKVPDGPLTSRLQHIKPGDSVLVGKKPTGTLLISDLHPGRHLYLLGTGTGLAPWLSVIKDPETYERFDKVILTHGVRFEKDLAYRDYFEKELPQHEFLGETIREKLLYYPAVTREDFRNRGRLTELIESGAMQRTLGLPPLNPEHDRAMICGSPQMLADLRHSLDARGFVASPRIGSPGHYVFERAFVEK; this is encoded by the coding sequence ATGTCTTCCGCTTTTGGCCCCGAAACGGTGCTCGAGGTCCGCCACTGGACCGAGGACTACTTCAGCTTCACCACCACCCGCAACGACGGCTTCCGTTTCGACAACGGCCAGTTCGTGATGATCGGCCTGGAGACGGAGACGCGGCCGCTGCTGCGCGCCTACTCCATCGCCAGCGCCAACTGGGAAGAGCAACTGGAGTTCTTCAGCATCAAGGTGCCGGACGGCCCGCTGACCTCGCGCCTGCAGCACATCAAGCCCGGCGATTCGGTGCTGGTCGGCAAGAAGCCCACCGGCACCCTGCTGATCAGCGACCTGCACCCGGGCCGCCACCTGTACCTGCTCGGCACCGGCACCGGCCTGGCGCCGTGGCTGTCGGTGATCAAGGACCCGGAAACCTACGAACGCTTCGACAAGGTGATCCTCACCCATGGCGTGCGCTTCGAGAAGGACCTGGCCTACCGCGACTATTTCGAGAAGGAACTGCCGCAGCACGAGTTCCTCGGCGAGACCATCCGCGAGAAGCTGCTGTACTACCCGGCGGTGACCCGCGAGGACTTCCGCAACCGCGGCCGCCTCACCGAACTGATCGAGAGCGGCGCGATGCAGCGCACCCTCGGCCTGCCGCCGCTGAACCCGGAGCACGACCGTGCGATGATCTGCGGCAGCCCGCAGATGCTGGCCGACCTGCGCCACAGCCTGGACGCCCGCGGCTTCGTCGCCTCCCCGCGCATCGGCTCGCCGGGGCACTACGTGTTCGAGCGCGCCTTCGTCGAGAAGTGA
- a CDS encoding ABC transporter ATP-binding protein, whose amino-acid sequence MASSSPSHGGARAASRTGPSLRERFDAMRNLPPFLRQIWQTSRWLTLSSIGLRVIRALLPVASLYVGKLIIDEAIHLVGQAPGFESLGQALASGRLNRLLELLGLELALAIASDLLGRLVSYADTLLSELFNNTTSVQLMEHAAQLDLEDFEDPEQQDRLDRARRQTMGRMNLMSQLFGQVQDTITVASFAVGLLVYAPWLIALLAVALVPAFIGEAHFNALGYSLNFQWTAERRQLDYLRQLGASVETAKEVKIFNLHNFLITRYRALADRYFQANRALARKRMLWGTLLAALGTLGYYGAYGYIAWRTVRGDFSIGDLTFLAGSFLRLRQLLEGLLIGFSQVAGQALYLDDLYSFFRIVPEIRSRPGAVPVPRPIRQGFVFENVGFRYPDAEQWAVRHLDFTLRAGEVLALVGENGAGKTTLVKLLARLYDPDEGRILLDGRDLRDYDLDDLRANLGVIFQDFVRYHFSAGENIGVGQVDALDDAPRIRAAAQRAMAAELIDGLPQGYAQVIGRRFKTGVDLSGGQWQKIAIARAYMRDAQVMILDEPTAALDARSEFEVFQRFKELSDNRTAVLISHRFSSVRMADRILVLADGRIEASGTHDELMAQGGRYAELFELQAAGYR is encoded by the coding sequence ATGGCCTCTTCCTCCCCGTCCCATGGCGGCGCCCGCGCCGCGTCCCGCACCGGCCCGAGCCTGCGCGAGCGCTTCGACGCGATGCGCAACCTGCCGCCGTTCCTGCGCCAGATCTGGCAGACCAGCCGCTGGCTGACCCTGAGCAGCATCGGCCTGCGCGTGATCCGCGCGCTGCTGCCGGTGGCCTCGCTGTACGTCGGCAAGCTGATCATCGACGAGGCCATCCATCTGGTCGGGCAAGCGCCCGGCTTCGAGTCGCTGGGCCAGGCCCTGGCCAGCGGCCGGCTCAACCGGCTGCTGGAACTGCTGGGCCTGGAACTGGCGCTGGCGATCGCCTCGGACCTGCTCGGACGGCTGGTCAGCTATGCCGACACGCTGCTGTCGGAGCTGTTCAACAACACCACCAGCGTGCAGCTGATGGAGCACGCCGCGCAACTGGACCTGGAGGATTTCGAGGATCCGGAACAGCAGGACCGGCTCGACCGCGCGCGGCGCCAGACCATGGGCCGCATGAACCTGATGAGCCAACTGTTCGGACAGGTGCAGGACACGATCACCGTGGCCAGCTTCGCGGTCGGCCTGCTGGTCTACGCGCCCTGGCTCATCGCCCTGCTGGCGGTGGCGCTGGTGCCGGCGTTCATCGGCGAGGCGCACTTCAACGCGCTGGGCTATTCGCTCAACTTCCAGTGGACGGCCGAGCGCCGCCAGCTCGACTACCTGCGCCAGCTCGGCGCCAGCGTCGAGACCGCCAAGGAAGTGAAGATCTTCAACCTGCACAACTTCCTGATCACGCGCTACCGCGCCCTGGCCGACCGCTACTTCCAGGCCAACCGCGCGCTGGCGCGCAAGCGCATGCTGTGGGGCACGCTGCTGGCGGCGCTGGGCACGCTGGGCTACTACGGCGCCTACGGCTACATCGCCTGGCGCACCGTGCGCGGCGACTTCAGCATCGGCGACCTGACCTTCCTGGCCGGCAGCTTCCTGCGCCTGCGGCAGTTGCTGGAAGGCCTGCTGATCGGCTTCTCGCAGGTGGCCGGGCAGGCGCTGTACCTGGACGACCTGTATTCGTTCTTCCGCATCGTCCCGGAGATCCGCAGCCGTCCCGGCGCGGTGCCGGTGCCGCGGCCGATCAGGCAGGGCTTCGTGTTCGAGAACGTCGGCTTCCGCTATCCGGACGCCGAGCAGTGGGCGGTACGGCACCTGGACTTCACCCTGCGCGCCGGCGAGGTGCTGGCCCTGGTCGGCGAGAACGGCGCCGGCAAGACCACCCTGGTCAAGCTGCTGGCGCGGCTGTACGACCCGGACGAAGGCCGCATCCTGCTCGACGGGCGCGACCTGCGCGACTACGACCTGGACGACCTGCGCGCCAATCTCGGGGTGATTTTCCAGGACTTCGTGCGCTACCACTTCAGTGCCGGCGAGAACATCGGCGTCGGCCAGGTCGACGCGCTGGACGACGCGCCGCGGATCCGCGCCGCCGCGCAGCGGGCGATGGCCGCCGAGCTGATCGACGGCCTGCCGCAGGGCTACGCGCAGGTGATCGGGCGCCGCTTCAAGACCGGCGTGGACCTGTCCGGCGGGCAGTGGCAGAAGATCGCCATCGCCCGCGCCTACATGCGCGACGCGCAGGTGATGATCCTGGACGAGCCGACCGCCGCGCTGGACGCGCGCAGCGAGTTCGAGGTGTTCCAGCGCTTCAAGGAACTGTCCGACAACCGCACCGCGGTGCTGATCTCGCACCGTTTCTCCAGCGTGCGCATGGCCGACCGCATCCTGGTGCTGGCCGACGGCCGGATCGAGGCCAGCGGCACCCACGACGAACTGATGGCGCAGGGCGGCCGCTACGCGGAGCTGTTCGAACTGCAGGCCGCTGGGTATCGTTGA
- a CDS encoding dimethylarginine dimethylaminohydrolase family protein codes for MIENVLAGSLTDDADLALASPEPQSRTGAGHRHRLLMCAPLHFAVDYVINPWMEGNVHAASRVRAQAQWNALVAAAEAAGARVDCIAAAAGLPDMVFSANAGLVLGDRFVPSRFRHAERRGEEALFTAWCRQAGLRIHALPEAVYFEGAGDALLDRGARRLWMGHGHRSDLAAAHELTDLLDIEVVPLRLVDARFYHLDTCFCPLRDGYLLYYPAAFDADAQQAIAQHVPASRRIAVGEADALAFACNAVDLDDTLLLNRASPDLCAALAAIGYRVVQTPLDEFLKAGGAAKCLTLRLDE; via the coding sequence ATGATCGAGAACGTCCTTGCTGGCAGCCTGACCGACGACGCCGACCTGGCCCTCGCCTCCCCCGAGCCGCAGTCCCGCACCGGCGCCGGCCATCGCCACCGCCTGCTGATGTGCGCGCCGCTGCACTTCGCGGTGGACTACGTGATCAACCCATGGATGGAAGGCAACGTGCACGCCGCCAGCCGCGTGCGCGCGCAGGCGCAGTGGAACGCGCTGGTGGCCGCCGCCGAGGCCGCCGGCGCCCGCGTCGACTGCATCGCCGCCGCCGCAGGCCTGCCGGACATGGTGTTCAGCGCCAACGCCGGCCTGGTGCTGGGCGACCGCTTCGTGCCCAGCCGCTTCCGCCACGCCGAACGCCGTGGCGAGGAAGCCTTGTTCACCGCCTGGTGCCGCCAGGCCGGCCTGCGCATCCACGCACTGCCGGAGGCGGTGTATTTCGAAGGCGCCGGCGACGCGCTGCTGGACCGCGGCGCGCGCCGGCTGTGGATGGGCCATGGCCACCGCAGCGACCTGGCCGCCGCGCACGAGCTGACCGACCTGCTGGATATCGAGGTGGTGCCGCTGCGCCTGGTCGATGCGCGCTTCTACCACCTGGACACCTGCTTCTGCCCGCTGCGCGACGGCTACCTGCTGTACTACCCGGCCGCGTTCGACGCCGACGCGCAGCAGGCGATCGCCCAGCACGTGCCGGCGTCGCGGCGCATCGCCGTCGGCGAGGCCGACGCCCTCGCCTTCGCCTGCAACGCGGTGGACCTGGACGACACCCTGCTGCTCAACCGTGCCTCGCCGGACCTGTGCGCCGCCCTGGCGGCGATCGGCTACCGCGTGGTGCAGACCCCGCTGGACGAATTCCTCAAGGCCGGCGGCGCCGCCAAGTGCCTGACGCTGCGGCTGGACGAATAA
- a CDS encoding carboxymuconolactone decarboxylase family protein has translation MHFHRIDYTRHEPEAYRALLGASQQVHGGTLGSALTELVFLRVSQLNGCAYCIDMHATALRNAGTEPRKLDTLAAWRDSRFFDARERAALAWAEALTTLPAGAPPQAVYDALAAQFDPAGISALTMAVAVINAWNRLGVGLQPALP, from the coding sequence ATGCACTTCCATCGGATCGACTACACCCGCCACGAACCCGAGGCGTACCGCGCCCTGCTCGGTGCCAGCCAGCAAGTCCACGGCGGCACGCTCGGCAGCGCCCTCACCGAACTGGTGTTCCTGCGCGTGTCCCAGCTCAACGGCTGCGCCTACTGCATCGACATGCACGCCACCGCCCTGCGCAACGCCGGCACCGAACCGCGCAAGCTCGACACCCTCGCCGCCTGGCGCGACAGCCGCTTCTTCGACGCCCGCGAGCGCGCCGCGCTGGCCTGGGCCGAGGCGCTGACCACGCTACCGGCCGGCGCACCGCCGCAGGCCGTGTACGACGCACTCGCGGCGCAGTTCGACCCGGCCGGCATCAGCGCGCTGACCATGGCCGTGGCGGTGATCAACGCCTGGAACCGGCTGGGCGTCGGCTTGCAGCCGGCGCTGCCGTAG
- a CDS encoding RNA polymerase sigma-70 factor yields the protein MTHDPTFESHRTRLFGLAYRLLGSRADAEDTVQDAWLRWQASDRDAIRDPEAWLVTATTRLGLDRLRAARSARVHYVGPWLPEPLEIADAADPAERHARAEQVSVAFLALLERLGPHERAAFLLKEAFDYDYAQIGRTLERSEAGCRQLVHRARERLGQDQVRFAVTPERHRQLLERFLHASQRGDRAAIAALLHADAQLRSDGGGKVTASLRPLRGAERIGRLYWALARRNLGLQARIGTVNGEPAILRFLGPRLHSATVLRIDGERIAEVLTLMNPDKLPTPSARPAAGD from the coding sequence ATGACCCACGATCCGACCTTCGAATCCCACCGCACCAGGCTGTTCGGCCTGGCCTACCGCCTGCTCGGCAGCCGCGCCGACGCCGAGGACACCGTGCAGGACGCCTGGCTGCGCTGGCAGGCCAGCGACCGCGACGCGATCCGCGACCCCGAAGCCTGGCTGGTGACCGCCACCACCCGGCTCGGCCTGGACCGCCTGCGCGCGGCGCGCAGCGCCCGCGTCCACTACGTCGGCCCGTGGCTGCCCGAGCCGCTGGAGATCGCCGACGCCGCCGACCCGGCCGAGCGCCATGCCCGTGCCGAGCAGGTGTCGGTGGCGTTCCTGGCGCTGCTGGAGCGGCTCGGCCCGCACGAGCGCGCCGCCTTCCTGTTGAAGGAGGCCTTCGACTACGACTACGCGCAGATCGGCCGCACCCTGGAGCGCAGCGAGGCCGGCTGCCGGCAACTGGTGCACCGGGCGCGTGAGCGCCTTGGCCAGGACCAGGTGCGCTTCGCGGTCACGCCGGAGCGCCACCGCCAGCTGCTGGAGCGCTTCCTGCACGCCTCGCAGCGCGGCGACCGCGCCGCCATCGCGGCATTGCTGCATGCCGACGCGCAGTTGCGCTCCGACGGCGGCGGCAAGGTCACCGCCAGTCTGCGCCCGCTGCGCGGCGCCGAGCGCATCGGCCGGCTGTACTGGGCCTTGGCGCGGCGCAACCTGGGCCTGCAGGCGCGGATCGGCACGGTCAACGGCGAACCGGCGATCCTGCGCTTCCTGGGGCCGCGGTTGCACTCGGCAACGGTGCTGCGCATCGACGGCGAGCGCATCGCCGAAGTGCTGACCCTGATGAACCCGGACAAGCTGCCGACACCGAGCGCGCGCCCTGCCGCCGGCGACTGA
- a CDS encoding fumarate hydratase yields MTSIKQEDLIQSVADALQYISYYHPVDYIKNLSAAYEREQSPAAKDAIAQILINSRMCAEGHRPICQDTGIVTVFLEIGMNVRWDDATMGVEDMVNEGVRRAYNHPDNKLRASVLADPAGKRQNTKDNTPAVVNVKVVPGDTVDVIVAAKGGGSEAKSKFAMLNPSDSVVDWVLKTVPTMGAGWCPPGMLGIGIGGTAEKAMLLAKEALMEPIDIVDLQARGASNRAEELRLELYEKVNALGIGAQGLGGLTTVLDIKVKDYPTHAANLPVALIPNCAATRHAHFTLDGSGAVMLDPPSLEDWPTLTYNPTNARRVNLDTITREDVASFKPGETILLNGKLLTGRDAAHKRMIDMLNRGETLPVDFTNRFIYYVGPVDPVRDEVVGPAGPTTATRMDKFTRQMLEQTGLLGMVGKSERGDAAIAAIRDNKAVYLMAVGGSAYLVSKAIKASKVLAFEDLGMEAIYEFEVKDMPVTVAVDASGESVHKTGPREWQARIGKIPVVVEA; encoded by the coding sequence GTGACCTCGATCAAGCAGGAAGACCTCATCCAGTCCGTCGCCGACGCGCTGCAATACATCAGCTACTACCACCCGGTCGACTACATCAAGAACCTGTCCGCCGCCTACGAGCGCGAGCAGTCGCCGGCGGCCAAGGACGCCATCGCACAGATCCTGATCAATTCGCGCATGTGCGCCGAGGGCCACCGGCCGATCTGCCAGGACACCGGCATCGTCACCGTGTTCCTCGAGATCGGCATGAACGTGCGCTGGGACGACGCCACCATGGGCGTGGAGGACATGGTCAACGAGGGCGTGCGCCGCGCCTACAACCATCCGGACAACAAGCTGCGCGCCTCGGTGCTGGCCGACCCGGCCGGCAAGCGCCAGAACACCAAGGACAACACCCCGGCGGTGGTCAACGTCAAGGTCGTCCCCGGCGACACCGTGGACGTCATCGTCGCCGCCAAGGGCGGCGGCTCGGAAGCCAAGAGCAAGTTCGCCATGCTCAACCCGTCCGACTCCGTCGTCGACTGGGTGCTCAAGACCGTGCCGACCATGGGCGCCGGCTGGTGCCCGCCGGGCATGCTCGGCATCGGCATCGGCGGCACCGCCGAGAAGGCGATGCTGCTGGCCAAGGAAGCGCTGATGGAGCCGATCGACATCGTCGACCTGCAGGCCCGCGGCGCCTCCAACCGTGCCGAGGAACTGCGCCTGGAGCTGTACGAAAAGGTCAACGCGCTGGGCATCGGCGCGCAGGGCCTGGGCGGCCTGACCACGGTGCTGGACATCAAGGTCAAGGACTACCCGACTCACGCCGCCAACCTGCCGGTGGCGCTGATCCCCAACTGCGCGGCCACCCGCCATGCGCACTTCACCCTGGACGGCAGCGGCGCGGTGATGCTGGATCCGCCGTCGCTGGAAGACTGGCCCACGCTGACCTACAACCCGACCAACGCGCGCCGGGTGAACCTGGACACCATCACCCGCGAGGACGTGGCCAGCTTCAAGCCGGGCGAGACGATCCTGCTCAACGGCAAGCTGCTGACCGGCCGCGACGCCGCGCACAAGCGCATGATCGACATGCTCAACCGCGGCGAGACGCTGCCGGTGGACTTCACCAACCGCTTCATTTACTACGTCGGCCCGGTCGATCCGGTGCGCGACGAGGTGGTGGGCCCGGCCGGCCCCACCACCGCCACGCGCATGGACAAGTTCACCCGGCAGATGCTGGAGCAGACCGGCCTGCTGGGCATGGTCGGCAAGTCCGAGCGCGGCGATGCGGCGATCGCCGCGATCCGCGACAACAAGGCGGTGTACCTGATGGCGGTCGGCGGCTCGGCCTACCTGGTGTCCAAGGCGATCAAGGCCAGCAAGGTGCTGGCCTTCGAAGACCTGGGCATGGAGGCGATCTACGAGTTCGAGGTCAAGGACATGCCGGTGACGGTGGCGGTCGATGCCAGCGGCGAGTCGGTGCACAAGACCGGCCCGCGCGAGTGGCAGGCGCGCATCGGCAAGATCCCGGTGGTGGTCGAGGCCTGA